A region of Drosophila mauritiana strain mau12 chromosome 3L, ASM438214v1, whole genome shotgun sequence DNA encodes the following proteins:
- the LOC117141938 gene encoding probable serine/threonine-protein kinase yakA isoform X6, whose protein sequence is MDPNSSPWSYAYNRIVPASAGSSGGTAEDFQHPHLATITAASIASFNAAAASGGSFVPPSPIGSYNPVFQQIYHHAAAASVQPKPAHYASSAVSTPHRQLQLPSSLDKQLSSFQNQAAVSAAAAAVVNNVASNYYGENSSSSGASPSPTTVALTSTSLTWNTPNMISNTFLAMQQQQAQQQQQQAQQQQQQAQQQQQQAQQQQLNLVADKVQIKQEKQLKAYNDSIYLIQLQQQQHQQQAAAQQQQQQLQQQLQQEIAEADTEPDTYYTIDGRKVKVTRKDGQPYRATIVDQQDGSPVPLAVPVPAGSYPAQYASPALSSADGSPITNLHAVDVVSTPQAQVIVYKTASPVQRRQEAGAGSSAAATPTTVAYSSVIQSTLQQQQQQQNLCWTKLDDDGAGQEDIKNVLHLQVKQEQRQLDFASEASSVDAGGGGENLVFNLPPGLEIKQTFYPAGVVDGEQLQLQEHNQNQSQSAGRRQHVVANMIMSPSAGNLASQIQVVPKEEVKPPPKPAKTPRKRQPKKTLIPSSSDYGNVRSPQEPQHHQLQQQQQQQQQHNQQQQQQNTYYDFNSKWNAPLKTENNAASVSPAATINIPTYPQQSQQQQHQQQQAQQQQQQHLPQPAHLQSSQAQSHLTQLAQYYPAFPQPIASQYTACMQQQQQQQQQQQQQQQQQAAYTQQQHQQAYTQQQQQQAQQQRQEKSEATQQQEEEANAAAAAAAAAAASNKVIVPNIEEELDFLADATATPKQGYANSLSSNGRGTNSSTNNTNFGIRNPNKTPSPEPTNCPPNSHASNNGHGHSAVTPAAPSSTGVSASTAYSPVAPKPVSVGTLIGEKKTQFMDSYLKFLQGERDDDPPPVVKPSRKLNYPRAPYKRKGKGSGSGDEPTTSQATQSAGDAVQAVDGLAGLVGDDGHRIKILSQTQILPKKRPHAQMVAAAAAAESAPSSSVIQQPGDQTSFRPYAQQQQQQAQQQQQQSMSGQHFVQQHCAQLTAGAGQASANATANSNSTTPTPAPAPNPHHFINLLWPWQH, encoded by the exons ATGGATCCCAATTCCAGTCCCTGGTCATACGCCTACAACCGCATCGTGCCCGCCAGTGCCGGAAGCTCCGGCGGAACAGCAGAGGACTTCCAGCATCCACACCTGGCCACCATAACGGCAGCAAGCATCGCCAGCTTCAATGCGGCGGCCGCCAGTGGTGGCAGCTTTGTGCCTCCGTCACCGATTGGCAGCTACAACCCAGTATTCCAGCAGATCTACCACCATGCGGCGGCGGCCAGTGTCCAGCCAAAGCCCGCCCACTATGCCTCGTCGGCGGTGAGCACGCCGCAccgccagctgcagctgcccAGTTCGCTGGACAAGCAGCTCAGTTCGTTCCAGAACCAGGCGGCCGTGTCGGCGGCAGCGGCTGCTGTAGTCAACAACGTGGCCTCGAACTACTACGGGGAGAACTCCTCGTCGAGTGGAGCCTCACCATCGCCCACAACGGTGGCGCTGACGTCGACGTCGCTGACCTGGAACACGCCGAACATGATATCGAACACCTTCCTGGccatgcaacagcagcaggcgcagcagcaacagcagcaggcgcagcagcagcagcaacaggcccaacagcaacagcagcaggcgcaacagcaacagctgaACCTGGTGGCCGACAAAGTG CAGATTAAGCAggaaaagcaattaaaagccTACAACGACTCGATTTACCTGAtccaactgcaacagcagcagcaccaacaacaggcagcggcgcagcagcaacagcagcagctccagcagcaactgcaacaggaGATCGCCGAGGCAGACACGGAACCGGACACCTATTACACCATTGATGGCCGAAAGGTCAAGGTGACGCGGAAGGATGGCCAGCCGTATCGGGCAACGATAGTAGACCAACAGGATGGCAGTCCGGTGCCGCTGGCAGTGCCAGTTCCGGCGGGATCCTATCCGGCGCAATATGCCAGTCCGGCGCTCAGCTCCGCAGATGGATCGCCCATCACGAATTTACATGCGGTGGACGTGGTCAGCACACCGCAGGCCCAGGTGATCGTCTACAAGACGGCGTCCCCTGTGCAAAGGCGGCAAGAAGCGGGCGCTGGATCGTCTGCTGCTGCCACACCCACCACGGTGGCCTACTCATCTGTGATACAAAGCAccctgcagcaacagcagcagcagcagaacctCTGCTGGACGAAGCTGGATGACGATGGAGCGGGGCAGGAGGACATTAAGAACGTGCTGCATCTGCAGGTGAAACAAGAACAGCGGCAGCTCGATTTTGCCAGTGAGGCATCCTCAGTGGACGCCGGTGGTGGTGGCGAAAATCTAGTGTTCAACCTGCCGCCCGGGCTGGAGATCAAGCAAACCTTCTATCCCGCGGGCGTGGTCGATGgggagcaactgcagctgcaggAGCACAATCAGAACCAATCCCAGTCCGCCGGTCGGCGCCAGCACGTGGTGGCCAACATGATCATGTCGCCGTCGGCGGGCAACTTAGCGTCACAGATTCAAGTAGTGCCAAAG GAGGAGGTGAAGCCGCCGCCGAAACCAGCGAAGACTCCGCGCAAGCGCCAACCGAAGAAAACGCTCATCCCCAGTAGCAGCGACTACGGCAATGTGCGCAGTCCCCAGGAGCCGCAGCATCatcagttgcagcagcagcagcaacaacaacagcagcacaatcagcaacagcagcaacagaacACGTACTACGACTTCAATAGCAAGTGGAATGCTCCGCTCAAGACGGAAAACAATGCGGCGTCCGTTTCGCCGGCGGCCACAATCAACATACCCACATATCCTCAGCAgagccaacagcagcagcaccagcagcagcaagcgcagcaacagcagcagcagcacttgccACAGCCGGCACACCTGCAGTCTTCGCAGGCCCAGTCACACTTGACCCAGTTGGCGCAATACTATCCAGCCTTCCCCCAGCCCATTGCCTCCCAGTACACTGCCTGcatgcagcaacagcaacaacagcagcagcaacaacaacagcagcagcaacagcaggcggCCTAtacgcagcagcaacaccagcaggCCTAcacacagcaacagcagcagcaggcgcagcagcagcgtcAGGAGAAGAGCGAAGCCACTCAACAGCAAGAGGAGGAGGCGAATGCGgctgcagcggcggcggcagcagcagcggccaGCAACAAGGTCATCGTGCCTAACATCGAAGAGGAACTGGACTTTTTGGCGGATGCCACAGCAACACCGAAGCAGGGCTATGCCAACTCATTGTCCAGCAACGGACGTGGCACCAACTCCTCCACGAATAACACGAACTTTGGCATACGTAATCCGAACAAGACTCCTTCCCCGGAGCCAACGAACTGTCCACCCAACTCGCACGCCTCCAACAATGGGCATGGTCATTCGGCGGTGACGCCCGCGGCGCCTTCAAGCACCGGAGTCAGTGCATCCACGGCGTACAGTCCTGTTGCTCCCAAGCCTGTGAGCGTGGGCACCCTGATTGGGGAGAAGAAGACTCAGTTTATGGACAGCTATCTGAAGTTTCTGCAGGGCGAGCGGGACGACGATCCGCCGCCGGTGGTGAAGCCATCGCGGAAGTTAAATTACCCACGAGCTCCATACAAGCGGAAAGGCAAGGGTTCTGGGAGCGGAGATGAGCCCACAACCTCACAGGCCACACAGTCAGCGGGGGATGCCGTCCAGGCAGTTGATGGACTGGCAGGTCTCGTCGGCGATGATGGGCATCGTATCAAAATACTCTCGCAGACGCAAATACTCCCCAAGAAGCGTCCGCACGCCCAAATGGTGGCTGCTGCAGCCGCGGCGGAGTCGGCACCTTCGTCGTCGGTGATCCAGCAGCCCGGGGATCAAACCTCCTTCCGGCCAtacgcccagcagcagcagcagcaggcgcaacagcagcagcagcaatcgaTGAGCGGACAGCACTTTGTGCAGCAGCATTGCGCCCAACTGACAGCTGGAGCGGGTCAAG CCAGCGCGAATGCAACAGCGAATTCGAATTCAACAACGCCGACGCCAGCACCAGCGCCGAATCCTCATCACTTTATAAACCTGCTGTGGCCTTGGCAGCACTAG